Genomic segment of Desulforegula conservatrix Mb1Pa:
TCTTCAATAGTTTCTCCACTGAATCAAGATCTCCGCCTATGCTTCCGTAGTGCCTGACCTCTCCTGAACGACCTTCTTCTGCGAGTGCCACATCTATACTATTTTTATGTACATCAAGGCCTACATATATGTTATTCTTCTTCATACCTGCCTCCATGGTTTTGGCTCTGTGTTTTTAGTCTCTAAAAATATAATCCACGTTTGCATGGATGGCAGGTTCTTTCTTTAGATGACAACCATGTTATCTACGCATCACACTTTTTTGATGGCACATTGACCATAAAAGGCACTTCTTAACTGAATATCAGGCAGAGCCATAAAGAATAATGGCCTTCCAATAAAGTTAGCATAATCTGTAGATGTCCCTTACGGATCGCTTTTTGGGAAAAAATTCGGCAAAAATTTGTTCTTTTACAACTGTGGGCGCCTGCCAAAGTTTAGCCTTAAATCAGCCTGGGCAGGGCCGGCAATGTTGCTGAGTGCAGGTCGGATTAGAGCGTCCTTTGCTCGTAATCCGACATAAAGCTTAAGCCATTTTTAGACTTTTTGCGACTCCATCAATATTAGCGATAGTTGGAATTCCAAATTCCCCAAAACTACAAAGAGCACAAGTTTTTTTAATTACAGTCTGTTAGAACGTCAGATTAACATTCCTTATTATTATAAAGGCATTTACATGCAAAAATCTGTTTTGGTTGTCTGCTTTCTAATTACTCTTACTGGCTGCACATGGGTAACGGGAAGAATGGAAGACTGTCCCTACACTCCCAACTGCGTTTCATCGAAAATGCAAAATCCGATTCACGGTATTGATCCTATTCCTTTTAGGGGTAGTCCTGAATCTGCAATGTCCCGCATTGAAAAAGTCATTCTTTCGATGCCTCGTACCGAGATCGTGGAGAAGGAGCCGGGATACATTCGGGCTATTTACATTTCTCTTGTTTTCAGATTTAGGGATGACGTCGAATGCATGGTAGATCCTGAAAAAAGTGTTATTCACATAAGATCGTCATCACGCCTCGGAATATCAGATCTCGGAGCAAACAGCCGAAGGGTAAAAGAAATAAAACGACTGTTTGACGGAGGTCTGGAGGCTGATAAAAAGCAAGGTGAAGAGTCGAAATGATGTTGTATTTTAGGAGCGGTAATAATTGACGGCCTTGCAAAAAAGGCGGCGGTGTCATGCCGGACTTGATCCGGCTTCAGCCACTTCTGGATGTCGGCCTGCGCCGGAATGATGGACATCCTGCCTTTTTGCGATTCTGTCAGTTCTAAACGAATTGTTATTGTCATGTTGCAGCAATAATAAGCAGTTAAACATTTTCAAATAAAGAGGATATTTATGAAGATCAATGGAAAGCTGGCCTTGTTGTCCTTATCTGTTTTTATGGCATTTTCTCTTACAGCATGTATGAACACCAAGCAGGCAAGATACATGGATGAAAAAACAAAAACCGTTCTTGTTGACCGTTCATTGCTGGATTATGGCGGATATGATGAGGCCCTTCTTCGGTATGCCAATCCAAAGGCAGACTATAAGAAATACACAAGTGTGATAATCGATCCGGTAATGATGTTTAAACCCAAAAATGCTTCAAAAGAAGAAATTGCGGATTTAAAAACTCTTTCTTCAAACTGCTATGGGTATCTTGTTAGAGAGTTAGGCAGTGATTTCAAGATTGTTAAAGATCCAGCGCCTGGAGTTCTTAAGATACAGGTAGCAATTCTGGACGCAGAAACGTCAGATCCTACTATGGATATGCTTTCAACTGTACTTCCTTTTGGGGCTGCTTTTTCTGTCGCTAAAACTTTTGTTACAGGAAAGCCTAGTGCTGTTGGTGAAATAAGCGGTGAAATGAAAATTACAGATGCAACCACAGGCGAAGTTCTGTTTGCAGGTGCAGATAGAAGAGCTGGCGGAAAAGGTATGAGCGGAATTTTTGATTCATGGCATGATGCAAACGCCGGAATGGAATATTGGGCAAAAAAAACCCGTTACGTTCTTTGTAAAGAACGCGGCGGAGACAAATGCGACAGGCCTAGTAATTTCTGATTTGAACAAAATCATAATGATGCTTAACTCTGATAAAATCCATCAGATAGACAGGATTGGCTTACCCGATGATCCTGGATTTTTTAAATCAAGATTAAAACAAACGATTCAACGGGCCGCATCTGTCTCAATTGAGGCGGCCTTCCTTAAGACTCTATTTCAGGAGTGAATGAACTCTGTGCTCCTGAAATCCGCCAGCAAGGGAAAGATGAAGATCTGTCTGGAAAGGAGAGGGACTATGAATCGACAAGAATCGGAAAACAACCCTTTGATTATCCACAACAAAAACGATGATGTTCTAAACGCAGACGAAGCGCTTGTGCGTCTGATGGAAGGGAATGAGCGTTTTCTGAGGGGCGAGCCACTACACACGAGGACATCCATGGAGGTTCTCGCAGATCTCGTCAAAGGCCAGAGACCCTATGCTACCATAGTGGGCTGCAGTGATTCGCGGGTGCCGCCGGAGCTTCTGTTTGACGCAGAATTCGGAGACCTGTTCGTCATCCGTGTGGCTGGCAATGTGTGTACGCCGGAGATTATGGGCAGCATCCAGTATGCAGGAACACATCTTAATATTGAATTGTTCATGATTCTTGGCCATGAAAACTGCGGTGCGGTCCAGGCTGCTCTATCTGCAAAGTTTCAGGGCGCTCAGGATCGTTCGCGCATACAGTTGCTGCTCCAGTCAATACTTCCGGGCCTTGATGATATCGATCCTCAGCTGCCACCACAGCGTATGCTTGAGTGCGCCGTCGAGGCCAACATCAGATGGACTATTCGTCAACTCAAGGAAACACCTGAAGGCCGTGCGCGCATAGCAGAAGGCCGCATCAAACTTGTGGGCGCGGTCTTTGAGATCACGACCGGAAGAGTGCGACTGATTCATTAATATACATGATACAGATACGTTTAGGTTGTTGTCTACGGTTCGTTTTTTATCCTCCTCACTTTGAATAAAGGAATTTAGGCATGTCTCTCGAAAAATTTATAAAAGTTGCATTAGGGGACTCTCCTGCGGATCTTCTGTTGAAAAACTGCATGATAATAAACACATTTTCATCCGAAGTTTTGAAGGGCAGCATTGCCATATGCGAAGACAGAATTGCAGGATTGGGAGAATATGAGGCCCTTGAAGTAATAGATATGAAAGGCATGTTCGCAGCACCAGGATTCATTGACGCCCATGTTCATATAGAAAGTTCCATGGCAGGGCCTGCCGGTTTTGCAAAGGCTGTACTTCCCCACGGAACAACTGCTGTCGTGGCTGATCCTCATGAAATTGCCAATGTTCTTGGATCAAAAGGCATAAACTATATGCTTGATTCGTCAGAAGGTCAGCCCATGAGCTTCTATTTTGCTCTGCCTTCATGTGTTCCGGCAACTCATATGGAAACATCCGGCGCTGTTCTTGATGCGGAGGATCTGCGGAATTTTTACAGACATCCGAGGGTGATCGCTCTTGCAGAAGTCATGAACTATCCGGGAGTGATTAACTGTAGCGTTGATATTCTCGAC
This window contains:
- a CDS encoding DUF1499 domain-containing protein, encoding MQKSVLVVCFLITLTGCTWVTGRMEDCPYTPNCVSSKMQNPIHGIDPIPFRGSPESAMSRIEKVILSMPRTEIVEKEPGYIRAIYISLVFRFRDDVECMVDPEKSVIHIRSSSRLGISDLGANSRRVKEIKRLFDGGLEADKKQGEESK
- a CDS encoding DUF3313 domain-containing protein, giving the protein MKINGKLALLSLSVFMAFSLTACMNTKQARYMDEKTKTVLVDRSLLDYGGYDEALLRYANPKADYKKYTSVIIDPVMMFKPKNASKEEIADLKTLSSNCYGYLVRELGSDFKIVKDPAPGVLKIQVAILDAETSDPTMDMLSTVLPFGAAFSVAKTFVTGKPSAVGEISGEMKITDATTGEVLFAGADRRAGGKGMSGIFDSWHDANAGMEYWAKKTRYVLCKERGGDKCDRPSNF
- a CDS encoding carbonic anhydrase codes for the protein MNRQESENNPLIIHNKNDDVLNADEALVRLMEGNERFLRGEPLHTRTSMEVLADLVKGQRPYATIVGCSDSRVPPELLFDAEFGDLFVIRVAGNVCTPEIMGSIQYAGTHLNIELFMILGHENCGAVQAALSAKFQGAQDRSRIQLLLQSILPGLDDIDPQLPPQRMLECAVEANIRWTIRQLKETPEGRARIAEGRIKLVGAVFEITTGRVRLIH